Within Vibrio campbellii CAIM 519 = NBRC 15631 = ATCC 25920, the genomic segment TCGCGAAGTGATGGACGTACTGATTCCAGTGGCAGCGGATTACGGTTACAAGCCAGATTACGTAGTAGCAACGGATGACCTACCGCAAGGTGGTCGCCCTGCACCATTTATGGCACTGAAGAATGTGATTGAGCTGAATGTAACTGACGTTAATGCGTGCATCAAAGTGGATGACGCAGCACCAGGCATCGATGAAGGTCACAACGCTGGTATGTGGACCGTTGGCTTGCTGCTGTCTGGTAACGAAGCAGGTCTGACGTTTGAAGAATACCAAGCCGCAGACGAAGCTACGCTCAATGCCGCTCGTGAAAAAGCGCGTGCAAAATTGCTCAAGAGCTCGCCGCACTACCTTATCGACACCATTGCTGACTTCCCAGAAGTGGTTGCAGATATCGAACGTCGCCTAACGGCAGGTGAGCGACCGTAGTCTTCATCTTCCACCAATAAATGAAACAAACGCCCCTCACGTGAGGGGCGTTTTTCTTTTTGGCACTATCTTAAGGAGGTTTGGCTTATTGAAGCGTACTTCCGTTAGATAGCAGCTTTCTTGTCGGCTCTTGCTCGGTGTATTCGACCGCATCGTGATCCGCGAGCTTATCGACTTCCGCCTGTTCACCCACCACAACCAACACTTGTTGTTTCACCAGAGCGTCGACCACTTCAATGTTGTGCTGACGAAGAAGCGCTCTCACTTCGCTCTCTTTCCCTTCATGATACTTAACAAAGTAACGTGCAGGTTGCTGCTCGGCTTGATCTTGGCGTTCATCCACGAGAGGAAATCCTTGATTGTTTGCCAAGCTGCTGGAGCTCAGTCCGATTGCCAATAGTGCGGTAGCGCCTACCACAGACAAATAAAGTAAGGTCAACTTCTTCATAGTCACTCCTTATTGAAAGGTTAGAGTCCAACTGTTGATGGTACCTGTGTCTCTTCTGGCATTGTCCACCGCTTTAAGTTCCCATGTGCCTTGTGATTCAAAACCAGAGAAATCCGCTTGGAAACTGGTTTTAATGTCGTTCGCACTGCCGCCCGCGTTGTCGTGCAGTACCACTTGACCACCATCTGGCGACGTTAATGTGACATAAAGATCACCAATGT encodes:
- the phnX gene encoding phosphonoacetaldehyde hydrolase, whose protein sequence is MSNSPIQAVIFDWAGTIVDFGSFAPTSIFVEAFKQGFDFEIGLEEAREPMGLGKWDHIQAVGHIPAVDKRWNEKFGRSMTSEDIDAIYAAFMPLQKAKVADHADPILNAIEVVNGLKDKGIKIGSCSGYPREVMDVLIPVAADYGYKPDYVVATDDLPQGGRPAPFMALKNVIELNVTDVNACIKVDDAAPGIDEGHNAGMWTVGLLLSGNEAGLTFEEYQAADEATLNAAREKARAKLLKSSPHYLIDTIADFPEVVADIERRLTAGERP